A genomic segment from uncultured Desulfuromonas sp. encodes:
- the pcnB gene encoding polynucleotide adenylyltransferase PcnB, translating into MPVEPVIIPRDHHCVSRSMIDENSLKVLYRLRQHGHTAYLVGGSVRDLLLGRQPKDFDVGTDATPEQVRKLFRNCRLIGRRFRLAHIMFGRHELIEVATFRRKPDPDEIPDEDENEGRNHFAENVFGTPEEDAFRRDFTINALFYDIEDFSIVDYVGGLQDLHDGIIRVIGDPDERFHEDPVRMLRALEFSARLGFELEESIIPAIDRCSELLLGASPARIREEIMELFRHRVAGQVLQKADRYGLLPYLIPDFVAERGHFDLLRQLDMRTASGVRIREYFALAAMYVGPFQQQSRSDMNIGEVHKLANQVLVAHCRFFSIANGIKHQARELLIGFFRFCRGRGKRGEQRFLRHPSTLEAFELFRLWVETCQGDPELLKNWQRALDGEEPEPQKQPRKRRPRRRKRKPSGAKPAASPGSE; encoded by the coding sequence ATGCCCGTTGAACCCGTCATCATTCCCCGCGATCATCATTGTGTGTCCCGTTCGATGATCGACGAAAACAGCCTTAAAGTTCTCTATCGCCTGCGACAGCATGGCCATACCGCCTATCTGGTCGGCGGCAGTGTTCGCGACCTGTTGTTGGGGCGCCAGCCCAAAGACTTTGATGTCGGCACCGACGCCACCCCTGAGCAGGTGCGCAAACTGTTTCGCAATTGTCGTCTTATCGGTCGTCGCTTTCGTCTCGCCCATATCATGTTCGGCCGTCATGAGCTGATCGAAGTCGCCACCTTTCGCCGCAAGCCGGACCCGGATGAAATCCCCGACGAAGACGAAAACGAGGGGCGCAACCATTTTGCCGAAAATGTTTTCGGCACCCCGGAAGAAGATGCCTTTCGCCGTGACTTCACCATCAACGCGCTGTTTTACGATATCGAAGATTTTTCCATCGTCGACTATGTCGGCGGTTTGCAGGATCTGCACGATGGTATCATTCGTGTCATCGGCGATCCAGACGAGCGCTTTCACGAAGATCCGGTGCGCATGCTGCGCGCCCTTGAATTCTCCGCGCGCCTCGGCTTTGAACTCGAAGAGAGCATTATCCCGGCCATTGACCGCTGCAGCGAGTTACTGCTTGGTGCCTCTCCGGCGCGCATTCGCGAAGAGATTATGGAGCTGTTTCGTCACAGGGTGGCCGGGCAGGTGTTGCAGAAAGCTGATCGCTACGGCCTGCTGCCCTATTTGATTCCCGACTTTGTGGCTGAACGCGGTCACTTCGACCTGCTGCGCCAGCTCGATATGCGCACCGCCAGTGGCGTACGCATCCGTGAATACTTTGCTCTGGCCGCCATGTATGTCGGTCCGTTCCAGCAACAGAGTCGCTCGGATATGAACATCGGTGAAGTGCACAAACTGGCCAATCAGGTGTTGGTGGCGCACTGCCGTTTTTTCAGCATTGCCAACGGCATCAAGCATCAGGCGCGCGAGCTGTTGATTGGTTTCTTTCGCTTTTGTCGTGGGCGTGGCAAGCGCGGTGAACAGCGCTTTTTGCGTCATCCGAGTACGCTAGAGGCGTTTGAACTGTTTCGCTTGTGGGTGGAAACCTGTCAGGGCGATCCGGAGTTGTTGAAGAACTGGCAGCGGGCGCTGGACGGTGAAGAACCCGAGCCGCAAAAGCAGCCGCGCAAGCGCAGGCCGCGGCGTCGGAAGCGCAAGCCGAGCGGGGCTAAGCCGGCGGCGTCACCTGGGTCAGAATAA
- a CDS encoding VOC family protein, with amino-acid sequence MSLILTLAIDDLDRSESFYRDVLDLPVQRFRPDDAAHELLMLPQGDTTILLREAQVLEARHPAAFQHLDRQNRGVGLSLDFQVADLNLIHNNLRRREHTCLYESEDQEHGIHELWLYDPDHYLLILTQVTPPA; translated from the coding sequence ATGAGTTTAATCCTCACCCTGGCCATCGACGACCTCGACCGCAGCGAATCGTTCTACCGCGATGTCCTCGACTTACCGGTGCAACGTTTTCGCCCCGATGACGCCGCCCACGAACTGCTGATGTTGCCACAAGGCGATACCACCATACTACTCCGTGAAGCACAAGTACTCGAAGCACGCCACCCGGCAGCGTTTCAACATCTCGACCGCCAGAATCGCGGCGTCGGTCTGTCACTCGATTTTCAAGTCGCGGACCTGAATCTCATCCACAACAACCTGCGCCGCCGTGAACACACCTGCCTGTATGAATCCGAAGATCAGGAGCACGGCATCCACGAGCTATGGTTGTATGACCCCGATCACTACCTGCTTATTCTGACCCAGGTGACGCCGCCGGCTTAG
- the miaA gene encoding tRNA (adenosine(37)-N6)-dimethylallyltransferase MiaA, whose translation MTNTSRSAINLIVLLGATATGKTRLAVDAARLLNAEIISADSRQVYRGMDIGTGKDLAEYAEIPYHLIDIVDPGYEFNVFEFQQAFCQAFEDIESRNHMPLLCGGTGLYLDAVLGDYRLAQVPRNDALRDELAALNDDHLRERLLQLAPQQHNETDLEERERILRAIEIASAPPAEPHPVLQRLQPLVFGLHWERSIIRKRITARLKQRLEEGMIDEVARLHEQGTSWQALEFYGLEYRFIAQHLQGTLNRNDMVQKLNSAIHQFAKRQETWFRRMERRGCTIHWLQGDEQPLAEMMRIIDQHNR comes from the coding sequence ATGACAAACACGTCACGCTCTGCCATCAACCTGATTGTCCTGCTCGGTGCGACGGCCACCGGCAAAACCCGTTTGGCCGTTGATGCAGCCCGACTGTTGAATGCGGAAATTATCTCTGCGGATTCACGGCAGGTTTATCGGGGGATGGATATCGGCACCGGCAAGGATCTGGCTGAATACGCCGAGATCCCTTACCACCTGATTGATATCGTTGATCCGGGATACGAATTCAACGTGTTTGAATTTCAGCAGGCCTTTTGCCAGGCGTTTGAGGACATTGAGTCCCGCAACCATATGCCGCTGCTGTGCGGTGGCACGGGACTGTATCTCGATGCGGTGCTCGGGGATTACCGGCTGGCCCAGGTGCCGCGCAATGATGCCTTACGCGATGAACTGGCAGCGCTCAACGACGATCACTTGCGTGAGCGGTTGCTGCAACTCGCCCCGCAACAACACAATGAAACGGATCTTGAGGAACGCGAACGCATTCTACGCGCCATCGAGATCGCCAGCGCACCACCGGCAGAGCCACATCCGGTACTGCAGCGCTTGCAGCCTTTGGTGTTTGGTTTGCACTGGGAGCGTAGCATCATCCGCAAACGGATCACGGCGCGCCTCAAACAACGGCTGGAGGAGGGGATGATTGACGAGGTCGCCCGTCTTCACGAGCAGGGCACCAGTTGGCAAGCGTTGGAATTTTACGGTCTCGAATACCGCTTTATCGCCCAACACTTGCAAGGCACGCTGAACCGCAACGACATGGTACAGAAGCTCAACAGTGCGATTCATCAATTTGCCAAGCGGCAGGAAACCTGGTTTCGCCGCATGGAACGGCGCGGCTGCACCATTCACTGGCTACAGGGCGACGAACAGCCGCTGGCAGAGATGATGCGCATCATTGACCAACACAATCGTTAG